A region from the Corylus avellana chromosome ca7, CavTom2PMs-1.0 genome encodes:
- the LOC132188458 gene encoding wound-induced protein 1-like, translated as MQLLTGSATASASSFSFIPQSITSFGPTVLVEGCDRACSISWVHAWTVSDGVITQLREYVNTSLTVTRLGNTSPSSPSKSNFASTSSASSKAEITSLHCPTLWESSVSSRVGKSVPGLLLAI; from the coding sequence ATGCAACTTCTCACCGGCAGTGCTACAGCCTCTGCCTCGTCCTTTAGCTTCATCCCCCAGTCCATAACCTCCTTCGGGCCCACTGTCCTCGTCGAGGGCTGCGATCGCGCCTGCTCCATTTCCTGGGTCCACGCCTGGACCGTCTCTGATGGGGTAATTACTCAACTCAGGGAGTACGTCAACACGTCCCTCACCGTCACCCGCCTCGGAAACACCAGCCCATCTTCACCCTCCAAGTCGAATTTCGCGTCCACGTCATCAGCATCATCGAAGGCTGAGATCACCTCACTCCATTGCCCGACCCTTTGGGAAAGCAGCGTCTCTAGTCGGGTCGGAAAGTCCGTGCCGGGTCTGCTCCTGGCAATATAA
- the LOC132187272 gene encoding wound-induced protein 1-like: MRLLTGSATVSATSFSFNPKSITSFGPTVLVEGCDLACSISWVHAWTVSDGVITQLREYFNTSLTVTRLGNTSPSSPSSSDFASTSSASSKAEITSLHCPSLWESSVSSWVGKSVPGLVLAI, translated from the coding sequence ATGCGCCTTCTCACCGGCAGTGCCACAGTCTCTGCCACGTCCTTTAGCTTCAACCCCAAGTCCATAACCTCCTTCGGGCCCACTGTCCTCGTCGAGGGCTGCGATCTCGCCTGCTCCATTTCCTGGGTCCACGCCTGGACGGTCTCTGATGGGGTAATTACTCAACTCAGGGAGTACTTCAACACGTCCCTCACCGTCACCCGCCTCGGCAACACCAGCCCATCTTCACCCTCCTCCTCGGATTTCGCCTCCACCTCCTCAGCATCCTCGAAGGCTGAGATCACCTCACTCCATTGCCCGTCCCTTTGGGAGAGCAGCGTCTCCAGTTGGGTCGGAAAGTCCGTGCCGGGTCTGGTCCTGGCAATATAA
- the LOC132187205 gene encoding uncharacterized protein LOC132187205: protein MSSTDKGKHKEEVEESNGAKVNGQIPFDISASRRTLLSDENPPRRYSDTLTAPHSRISLLKFGSASAKFKRIADGRDEISRSVASSGHRFHERLNGVFGRKIDWGSLMKMGKEWIRNPMNMALFAWITCVAVSGAILFFVMTGMLNSALPKKSRDVWFEVNNQILNALFTLMCLYQHPQRFYHLVLLCRWRPDDISKLRKIYCKNGTYKPHEWTHMMVVVVLLHINCFAQYALCGLNLGYKRSQRPAIGVGICISVAIAAPAVAGLYTIYSPLGRDYDSHVDEEAQVRTTSGDGSNGLRSKSLQKRYSFAKRGQQQIVENRPRWSGGILDFWDDISLAYLSLFCSFCVFGWNMERLGFGNMYVHIATFLLFCMAPFWIFTLAAVNINNEAVREALVVTGVILCAFGLLYGGFWRIQMRKRFNLPASNFCCGEPAAADCTLWLCCCWCSLAQEVRTGNSYDIVENALCRKQMDHGDPSPISPLPREDAVVQSISGPSSPLGNDTSPSKILTTSSSPSPSRVSNGYFSPDRPLSTVKEEFFAGGRNETMTPPSTSPVQREPT from the coding sequence ATGAGTTCAACTGATAAGGGCAAGCACaaggaagaagttgaggaatCTAATGGTGCTAAAGTGAACGGTCAAATTCCTTTTGACATATCAGCATCTCGAAGGACGCTACTAAGCGATGAAAACCCTCCAAGAAGGTATTCTGATACCTTAACTGCTCCTCATAGTAGAATAAGTCTCCTCAAGTTTGGCTCTGCATCTGCCAAATTCAAGCGCATAGCTGATGGGAGAGATGAGATTTCACGCTCTGTGGCTTCAAGTGGTCACCGTTTCCATGAACGCCTCAATGGGGTTTTTGGTCGGAAAATTGATTGGGGTTCTCTCATGAAAATGGGCAAAGAATGGATTAGAAACCCAATGAATATGGCTTTGTTTGCATGGATCACCTGCGTTGCTGTTTCAGGTGCCATTCTATTCTTTGTTATGACCGGAATGTTAAACAGTGCCCTACCCAAGAAGTCCAGGGATGTTTGGTTTGAAGTAAACAATCAAATTCTCAATGCATTGTTTACTCTTATGTGTTTGTACCAGCACCCACAACGATTCTACCACCTTGTACTTCTGTGCAGATGGAGACCAGACGACATTTCTAAACTTAGAAAGATTTACTGCAAGAATGGGACCTACAAGCCCCATGAATGGACACACATGATGGTTGTTGTTGTTCTCCTCCACATAAATTGCTTTGCTCAGTATGCGCTTTGTGGTCTAAACTTGGGGTACAAGAGATCTCAACGACCAGCCATAGGAGTTGGAATATGTATATCTGTTGCAATTGCTGCACCTGCTGTTGCTGGcttatatactatatatagcCCCCTTGGTAGGGATTATGATTCTCACGTGGATGAGGAAGCACAGGTTCGGACCACCAGTGGTGATGGGTCGAATGGGTTGAGATCGAAATCATTACAGAAAAGATATTCTTTTGCTAAAAGAGGCCAACAGCAGATTGTTGAGAATAGACCACGATGGAGTGGGGGGATTCTTGATTTTTGGGATGATATCTCTCTAGCATATCTCTCACTTTTTTGTAGCTTTTGTGTATTTGGGTGGAATATGGAGAGACTTGGATTTGGCAATATGTATGTCCATATTGcgacttttcttttattttgtatggCTCCTTTCTGGATATTCACCTTGGCTGCTGTGAATATTAACAATGAAGCTGTTAGGGAAGCTCTAGTTGTTACTGGGGTTATTCTGTGTGCCTTTGGTTTACTCTATGGTGGCTTTTGGAGGATCCAAATGAGAAAGAGATTCAATTTGCCTGCTTCTAACTTCTGTTGTGGTGAACCAGCAGCTGCTGACTGCACACTATGGCTATGCTGTTGTTGGTGTTCTCTTGCTCAGGAAGTGCGGACTGGAAATTCCTATGATATTGTGGAAAATGCATTATGCAGGAAACAAATGGACCATGGTGACCCATCACCGATCTCACCGTTGCCTCGTGAAGATGCAGTGGTTCAATCCATATCTGGCCCAAGTTCTCCATTGGGGAATGACACTAGCCCATCCAAGATTCTTACAACTAGTTCTTCTCCAAGTCCCAGTAGAGTTTCGAACGGATATTTTAGCCCAGATAGGCCACTTTCTACAGTGAAAGAAGAGTTTTTTGCAGGAGGTAGGAATGAAACTATGACCCCGCCATCTACATCGCCAGTACAAAGAGAACCCACTTAG